One window from the genome of Candidatus Neomarinimicrobiota bacterium encodes:
- the lspA gene encoding signal peptidase II: protein MLKALSISGIVVILDQITKNIVKHQMELGESFNVIGSLVRFTFVENKGLAFSIVVSNLGFFTAISFVASMVVLYYLYKYRDEGISVYLPLALIFGGAVGNLIDRILFSKVVDFIDVGISSYRWPVFNIADSAVSVGLIWFLIISWSFKEKEETIEESPDESVNDHLSA, encoded by the coding sequence TCCGGCATAGTCGTGATCCTCGATCAGATCACAAAAAACATAGTTAAACACCAAATGGAACTGGGTGAATCGTTTAATGTCATAGGGAGTTTGGTGAGGTTTACTTTTGTCGAGAATAAAGGTCTGGCCTTCAGCATAGTAGTATCCAATCTGGGATTTTTCACAGCGATATCATTCGTTGCCAGCATGGTGGTGCTTTATTATTTGTATAAATACCGCGATGAGGGCATTAGTGTATATCTACCCCTTGCGCTGATTTTCGGGGGCGCGGTCGGAAACCTGATAGATAGAATTTTATTCAGCAAAGTAGTTGATTTTATAGACGTCGGGATTTCGAGTTACAGATGGCCGGTCTTCAACATCGCCGATTCAGCGGTTTCAGTCGGATTGATCTGGTTTTTGATAATCTCATGGAGCTTTAAAGAAAAAGAAGAAACAATCGAGGAATCACCTGATGAGTCAGTCAATGACCATCTCAGTGCCTGA
- a CDS encoding RluA family pseudouridine synthase, which produces MSQSMTISVPENKKPERIDKFLSRQIGDLSRSQVKRLITESEVLVDGKPVRPSHIVDSGESITVTIPGEAPIAAEPEEIPLNIIFEDESIIVLDKQAGIVVHPARGNLHGTLVNGLLHYSKSLSSVGGPFRPGIVHRLDKGTSGLLIIAKNDNVHAAITNMFMARKIKKEYTAVVWGKMPNNTGEISYSVGRNKKDRTKMTVDENGKSAVTRYAVKAEMDFTSLLTLLPVTGRTHQLRVHLSHTGNQIFGDKEYGGRGRMAGMVTPERRKTAVKALDLISRQALHASRLTMVHPVTGKEVVFDSPLPDDVKSVLTALEFDKYR; this is translated from the coding sequence ATGAGTCAGTCAATGACCATCTCAGTGCCTGAGAATAAAAAACCGGAAAGGATCGATAAGTTCCTTTCGAGACAGATTGGAGATCTCAGCAGGTCTCAGGTGAAACGTTTAATAACGGAATCAGAAGTGCTGGTTGACGGAAAACCGGTGCGCCCGAGTCATATAGTCGATTCAGGAGAGAGCATAACGGTAACCATCCCCGGTGAGGCGCCCATTGCCGCGGAGCCGGAAGAGATACCATTAAACATTATCTTCGAAGACGAAAGCATAATAGTGCTCGACAAGCAGGCGGGCATTGTAGTACATCCGGCACGCGGTAATCTGCACGGTACTCTCGTGAACGGACTTCTTCATTATTCGAAATCGCTCTCTTCGGTCGGTGGTCCTTTCAGACCGGGAATTGTTCACCGCCTTGATAAAGGGACAAGCGGTCTGTTAATCATAGCAAAAAACGATAATGTGCATGCTGCCATCACGAATATGTTCATGGCGAGAAAAATTAAGAAGGAATACACCGCGGTCGTCTGGGGGAAGATGCCCAATAACACCGGTGAGATTTCATATTCCGTAGGAAGAAACAAAAAAGATAGAACAAAGATGACGGTTGATGAAAACGGGAAATCCGCCGTCACGCGGTACGCAGTAAAAGCCGAAATGGACTTTACGTCGCTGCTTACTTTACTTCCGGTTACCGGGCGTACTCATCAGCTCCGGGTACATCTATCACATACGGGGAATCAAATATTCGGAGACAAGGAGTACGGAGGAAGAGGGCGGATGGCAGGTATGGTGACGCCTGAGAGGAGGAAGACAGCGGTAAAAGCATTAGATCTGATTTCGAGGCAGGCTCTCCATGCAAGCAGGCTGACGATGGTTCATCCCGTTACGGGTAAGGAGGTCGTGTTCGATTCTCCGCTGCCGGATGACGTCAAATCGGTCTTAACGGCGCTCGAATTCGACAAATACAGATAG
- a CDS encoding metal-dependent hydrolase produces the protein MTELTFFGHSAFQIKSESGSILIDPFISGNPLATVSKEDLNPDYIIITHGHDDHVGDALEISKSTGAPIIANFEIASYFSRQGAKTEAMHIGGSREFPFGRVKLTIAHHGSGLSKPDGEIIYLGNPCGVIISIDGKNIYHAGDTGLFLDMKLIGELTSIDAALLPIGDNFTMGVEDAVKAAEFLQAKLNVPMHYNTFDLIKTDPKSFVEGVKALNLEAAVIEPGGSLEI, from the coding sequence ATGACTGAGCTGACTTTTTTTGGGCATTCAGCGTTTCAAATAAAATCGGAGAGCGGCAGCATTCTGATCGATCCGTTTATCTCCGGAAATCCGCTCGCCACAGTGTCCAAGGAGGATCTGAACCCGGATTATATAATCATAACTCATGGTCATGACGATCATGTCGGGGATGCATTGGAAATTTCTAAGTCAACGGGAGCGCCTATCATCGCTAACTTTGAAATAGCGTCTTACTTTTCCCGTCAGGGGGCGAAAACAGAGGCGATGCATATAGGAGGGAGCAGAGAATTTCCCTTCGGCAGGGTTAAGCTGACGATAGCCCACCACGGAAGCGGACTCAGTAAGCCTGACGGGGAGATAATATATCTCGGCAATCCGTGCGGTGTTATCATCTCAATCGACGGAAAAAATATCTATCATGCAGGTGACACGGGTCTTTTTCTGGATATGAAACTAATCGGGGAGTTGACGAGCATCGACGCGGCTCTGCTTCCAATCGGCGACAACTTCACCATGGGAGTGGAAGACGCCGTCAAAGCGGCGGAATTTCTGCAAGCAAAACTGAACGTACCGATGCACTACAATACATTCGATTTGATCAAAACCGATCCGAAATCATTTGTTGAGGGAGTGAAGGCTTTGAACCTGGAAGCGGCTGTAATTGAGCCGGGAGGTTCCCTTGAAATCTGA
- the xerC gene encoding tyrosine recombinase XerC: MKSETVQDLIVSEENEKSNIGKDAANFLEALKVQLNYSDKTIKAYATDLRQFTDFLTEYHSNPDIGVLDIDKTSVRHFLGKLIEEGISRKSAARKLAALKSWFKYLVRTGALENNPAKNVSFPKVEKKLPSLLSIDEAVKLVTAPVSDTFAGTRDSALLEMLYSSGARLAEIVALNVRDLNRESGSLKLVGKGSKERIVPLGGPAWTAINRYLEYRAVKNKDGTEIALFLNRFGKRLKPRGIQRIVKKYMEMTVTKENMSPHTLRHTFATHMLERGADLNSVKELLGHEDLSTTQIYTHLETEGLKKTYKQAHPRAESDKS; the protein is encoded by the coding sequence TTGAAATCTGAAACGGTACAGGATCTTATTGTTTCGGAAGAGAATGAAAAAAGTAATATTGGTAAGGATGCGGCAAACTTCCTCGAGGCGTTAAAAGTTCAGTTGAATTACTCCGATAAGACTATAAAAGCGTACGCTACAGACCTCAGACAATTCACGGATTTTTTGACGGAGTACCATTCAAACCCCGATATCGGAGTTCTGGATATCGATAAAACGTCCGTTCGTCATTTTCTCGGGAAATTGATAGAAGAGGGGATAAGCAGAAAAAGCGCAGCGAGAAAACTCGCGGCTTTGAAGTCGTGGTTTAAGTATCTCGTCCGGACGGGGGCTTTAGAAAACAACCCTGCAAAAAACGTAAGTTTCCCGAAGGTGGAGAAGAAGTTGCCGTCCCTTTTGTCGATCGATGAAGCTGTGAAACTTGTTACAGCGCCGGTGTCGGACACATTTGCCGGAACAAGAGATTCCGCTTTACTTGAAATGCTCTACAGCAGCGGTGCGAGATTAGCGGAGATCGTAGCGCTGAACGTGAGAGACTTAAACCGGGAATCAGGAAGCCTGAAATTGGTCGGTAAGGGTTCCAAGGAGAGGATAGTACCGCTGGGGGGTCCCGCCTGGACGGCAATAAACAGGTATTTGGAGTATAGAGCGGTTAAGAATAAAGATGGCACGGAAATTGCCCTTTTTTTAAACAGGTTCGGAAAGAGATTGAAGCCGAGAGGCATTCAACGGATAGTGAAAAAATACATGGAAATGACTGTTACCAAGGAAAACATGAGCCCGCATACTCTAAGGCACACGTTTGCAACGCACATGCTTGAAAGAGGAGCAGACCTGAACTCGGTGAAAGAACTATTGGGACACGAGGATTTATCGACGACTCAAATATATACGCATCTTGAGACTGAAGGGCTTAAAAAGACGTATAAACAGGCACATCCAAGGGCTGAATCGGATAAAAGCTAA
- the raiA gene encoding ribosome-associated translation inhibitor RaiA — MKIEITARNFRMSKKLERYTEMEVNRLEKLYDGIVDCSVILEKVKNDNIAEIIMRVYKKNLVTTDVSDDMFKSVDGAAEKLRRRLKKYKHKLRYIDHAVPE; from the coding sequence ATGAAGATAGAGATCACTGCAAGAAATTTCAGGATGAGCAAGAAATTAGAGAGATATACGGAGATGGAGGTCAATCGACTCGAAAAGCTGTATGACGGTATAGTAGATTGCAGTGTAATTCTTGAAAAGGTGAAAAACGACAATATCGCGGAAATCATTATGAGAGTCTATAAAAAGAACCTCGTAACAACAGACGTAAGCGACGATATGTTCAAGTCGGTGGACGGGGCGGCGGAAAAACTCCGCAGGCGTTTGAAGAAGTATAAACATAAACTGAGATATATTGATCATGCCGTTCCTGAGTAG
- a CDS encoding NTP transferase domain-containing protein has translation MKAILPAAGIGKRLRPHTLTTPKVLFNVAGKPIIGHILDFLVDAGVDEIVVVVGYEAPQVERFLQTNYPEITRTVGQTERKGLGHAVNKALEESDDPALIILGDTIIDIDLKKLLKKSVSAIGVREVPNPQLFGVVEMNGDYVEKLVEKPENPESNLAIAGIYLINNQSILKRSIETIIEQNVTTKGEIQLTDALQDMIERGERIEVFDVDNWYDCGSWSSILDTNRVLLDKSGGNATKVSDSVVNEPCYVAPTVQLVNSIVGPHVTIDEGAIIKNTIISDSVVAKGATLENCSVSGSLIGEHALVHGTVRKLSVGDYSEIKFD, from the coding sequence TTGAAAGCGATACTGCCAGCGGCAGGGATTGGGAAGCGGCTCAGACCACATACGCTCACTACTCCTAAGGTGCTATTCAACGTAGCCGGCAAACCGATCATCGGGCACATATTAGATTTTTTAGTCGATGCCGGAGTAGATGAAATCGTCGTGGTCGTCGGATACGAAGCCCCGCAAGTAGAACGGTTCCTCCAGACAAACTATCCCGAAATTACCCGCACCGTGGGGCAGACCGAAAGGAAGGGACTTGGTCATGCGGTCAATAAAGCTCTCGAAGAAAGCGACGATCCGGCGCTGATAATATTGGGCGATACGATAATAGACATCGATCTTAAAAAACTGTTGAAAAAATCTGTTTCAGCAATAGGTGTCCGGGAAGTTCCTAATCCTCAGTTATTCGGGGTTGTTGAAATGAACGGCGACTATGTAGAGAAATTGGTGGAAAAACCTGAGAATCCCGAAAGCAACTTAGCGATCGCCGGTATCTATCTGATAAATAATCAGTCGATATTAAAACGGTCGATAGAAACAATAATCGAACAAAACGTTACTACGAAGGGTGAGATTCAACTGACCGACGCATTACAGGATATGATTGAAAGGGGAGAGAGGATTGAAGTTTTCGACGTCGATAATTGGTATGACTGCGGGAGTTGGAGTTCAATTCTGGACACTAACAGAGTCTTATTGGACAAATCGGGGGGAAACGCCACCAAGGTAAGTGACAGCGTCGTAAACGAACCCTGCTATGTCGCACCGACAGTGCAGCTGGTTAATTCAATCGTGGGTCCTCATGTGACAATCGATGAGGGAGCCATAATAAAAAATACGATAATTTCCGATTCTGTAGTGGCGAAAGGGGCAACACTCGAAAATTGCAGTGTCTCGGGATCGCTCATTGGAGAACACGCGCTCGTCCATGGAACTGTTCGAAAACTGAGCGTCGGGGACTACTCCGAAATTAAGTTCGATTAG
- a CDS encoding methionine adenosyltransferase has protein sequence MSEYLFTSESVTEGHPDKIADQISDSVLDAIYENDPMGRVACETFVTTGMVLVGGEITTSTYIEIPSIVRECIKEIGYTDASMGFDYETCSVLTAIDQQSPDIALGVDRDGAGDQGMMFGFATDENKMYMPTPIYLAHKITKRLAEIRKAEEVDYLRPDGKSQVTVKYVDNKPVAVTNVVLSTQHTPSVSNEKLADEMIELAIKSVIPEEFLSNGETIYHINPTGRFVEGGPKADAGLTGRKIIMDTYGGFASHGGGAFSGKDPTKVDRSAAYMARYVAKNLVAAGFANRCQLQLAYAIGVAEPVSVQVQTFGTGNQSDEELVRLIRDKFDFTPKAMIDALELRAPRFKKTASYGHFGRDESSFTWEQLDRVEDLKK, from the coding sequence ATGTCTGAATATTTATTCACATCAGAATCGGTGACGGAAGGTCACCCTGACAAGATCGCCGATCAGATATCGGATTCAGTGCTTGATGCTATCTACGAAAACGACCCGATGGGACGGGTAGCCTGTGAAACGTTTGTTACGACAGGCATGGTGCTTGTCGGGGGAGAAATCACGACAAGTACGTACATCGAGATACCTTCCATCGTAAGGGAATGCATAAAGGAAATAGGATATACCGATGCGAGCATGGGATTTGATTATGAGACGTGTTCGGTCCTGACGGCGATAGACCAACAATCTCCCGATATAGCTTTAGGAGTCGACAGGGACGGTGCGGGAGACCAGGGTATGATGTTCGGGTTTGCGACGGACGAAAACAAGATGTACATGCCCACTCCGATATATTTAGCGCACAAGATTACTAAAAGGCTGGCTGAGATTCGAAAAGCAGAAGAAGTGGACTACCTCCGCCCCGACGGCAAATCGCAAGTTACTGTGAAGTACGTTGACAATAAGCCTGTGGCGGTTACGAACGTTGTTCTTTCTACTCAGCACACACCGTCAGTCAGTAATGAAAAATTAGCGGATGAAATGATAGAACTCGCCATAAAATCGGTAATTCCTGAAGAGTTCTTAAGCAACGGTGAAACTATATACCATATCAACCCGACAGGGCGGTTCGTGGAAGGCGGTCCGAAAGCCGATGCGGGTCTGACCGGAAGGAAAATTATTATGGATACTTACGGAGGATTTGCGTCTCACGGCGGCGGAGCATTTTCCGGGAAAGACCCCACAAAAGTCGACCGGTCAGCGGCATATATGGCTCGCTATGTGGCAAAAAACCTTGTAGCGGCAGGTTTTGCAAATAGATGTCAGCTACAATTAGCATACGCAATAGGGGTTGCCGAACCTGTATCGGTACAGGTTCAGACATTCGGAACGGGAAATCAGTCTGATGAGGAGCTGGTAAGGCTTATCAGAGATAAATTCGACTTCACGCCGAAAGCTATGATAGACGCACTCGAACTGAGAGCGCCCCGCTTCAAGAAAACCGCATCTTACGGTCACTTCGGCAGGGATGAATCGAGTTTTACTTGGGAACAGTTAGACAGAGTTGAAGACCTAAAAAAATGA
- a CDS encoding adenosylhomocysteinase, whose translation MGNDIKNESLADAGKRRMDWADRDMPVLSFIRDRFEKEKPLDGVKMSACLHVTAETANLMRTLKVGGADILLCASNPLSTQDDIAAALVVHEGISVYAIHGEDNEMYYSHIKTALEHKPNITMDDGADLVTILHSEYEDQASEIKCSMEETTTGVIRLKAMEADGVLKLPVMAVNDAKMKHLFDNRYGTGQSTVDGIIRATDMLIAGKNVVVAGYGWCGRGFASRIQGMGANVIVTEIDPTRALEAMMDGFRVMTMDAAASEGDLFCTLTGDIHVLRKEHFEKMKDGAIVANSGHFNVEINLDELSELSESVEEDIKDNVDAYKQSDGRTIYVLAKGRLINLAAAEGHPASVMDMSFAVQALTSEYSLQNDLEVKVHDVPSEIDEFIAQLKLDSMGVSIDSLTDEQVKYLSSWEQGT comes from the coding sequence TTGGGGAACGACATAAAAAATGAATCATTGGCGGATGCGGGTAAACGCCGAATGGACTGGGCAGACAGGGATATGCCCGTTCTTTCGTTCATACGTGATAGATTTGAAAAAGAAAAACCGCTCGATGGTGTAAAGATGTCCGCTTGCCTTCACGTTACGGCTGAGACGGCAAATCTCATGCGGACTCTGAAAGTGGGGGGCGCCGACATCCTGTTATGCGCATCCAACCCGCTGAGCACGCAGGATGATATTGCCGCCGCACTCGTGGTTCATGAAGGGATTTCCGTATATGCTATTCATGGCGAAGATAATGAGATGTATTATTCTCATATCAAGACAGCTTTGGAACACAAGCCGAACATAACTATGGACGATGGAGCCGATCTCGTGACAATTCTCCATTCGGAGTACGAAGATCAGGCTTCGGAGATCAAGTGCTCAATGGAGGAAACTACTACCGGTGTTATACGTCTAAAAGCGATGGAAGCTGACGGAGTGCTGAAACTCCCTGTGATGGCGGTGAACGACGCCAAGATGAAGCATCTTTTCGACAACCGCTACGGAACGGGACAGTCAACGGTCGACGGAATAATCCGCGCTACCGATATGCTGATAGCCGGAAAAAATGTGGTCGTAGCCGGATACGGATGGTGCGGACGCGGCTTTGCCAGCAGGATACAGGGGATGGGCGCAAACGTTATTGTGACCGAAATTGATCCGACGCGCGCCCTTGAAGCGATGATGGACGGGTTCAGGGTAATGACGATGGACGCAGCGGCGTCTGAAGGCGACCTTTTCTGTACTCTTACGGGGGACATTCACGTACTGAGGAAAGAACACTTCGAGAAGATGAAAGACGGAGCGATAGTTGCGAATTCAGGGCATTTCAACGTTGAGATCAATCTTGATGAACTCAGTGAATTATCCGAATCTGTCGAAGAGGACATAAAAGATAACGTGGACGCTTATAAGCAAAGCGACGGCAGGACAATTTACGTTCTGGCTAAGGGCCGCCTCATAAATCTGGCTGCCGCAGAAGGACACCCGGCAAGCGTGATGGACATGAGTTTTGCTGTTCAGGCGCTTACGTCGGAGTATAGCCTGCAAAATGATCTTGAAGTAAAAGTGCATGACGTACCCTCCGAAATCGATGAATTTATAGCACAGCTGAAACTCGACAGCATGGGCGTATCGATCGACAGCTTAACAGATGAGCAGGTAAAGTACCTTTCCTCATGGGAACAGGGAACTTGA
- a CDS encoding LptF/LptG family permease: MIKKMDFYLYRKFIGTLVMTSMAFLAIFFVVDLVENLRKILDSSAPLSTAALYSILNLPWLFNISLPIAVMLASVLTFSTLVKYNELVPMKSAGISLYRLLIPMIVLGILLSAFSFFFGEIVVIKSNRKRFDIARKYSLRGAKREALRKFNLNFQEGPNRNISIGVYKYKDLKGLRINIQYFRRESLIQRLDASQMHWDEEKSKWIFTDVILRKFSGDDEVILKSALVDTIDLRLTPEALKKENRKPEEMSYWELGEFVTSLEANGIESRNWKVNHLFKISLSFTNLIVILIGVPIASNKRRGGAAFGIGVALLVSFIFYGFIKFGQTLAKQGVLEPFAGVWLGNAVFFLVSIVLIAKTQK; encoded by the coding sequence ATGATAAAGAAAATGGACTTTTATCTTTACCGGAAATTCATCGGTACCCTTGTTATGACAAGCATGGCGTTCCTTGCGATATTTTTCGTCGTTGATCTTGTCGAAAATCTTCGGAAAATCCTTGATTCTTCGGCTCCTCTAAGCACCGCCGCACTGTATTCTATTTTAAACCTCCCCTGGTTATTCAACATATCGTTACCTATTGCCGTAATGTTGGCGTCCGTGCTGACGTTCAGTACTCTGGTCAAGTACAATGAACTCGTGCCGATGAAATCCGCCGGAATCAGTCTCTATCGGCTGCTGATTCCCATGATAGTGCTCGGTATTCTTTTAAGCGCATTTTCATTCTTTTTCGGGGAAATTGTCGTCATCAAATCAAACAGGAAGCGCTTTGACATTGCCAGAAAATATTCACTCAGGGGAGCCAAGCGGGAAGCTCTCAGAAAATTCAACCTGAACTTTCAGGAAGGTCCCAACCGGAATATTTCCATCGGGGTTTACAAATACAAAGACCTGAAAGGTCTGAGGATCAACATCCAGTACTTCCGGAGGGAGTCGCTGATACAGAGATTGGACGCTTCTCAAATGCATTGGGACGAGGAAAAATCGAAGTGGATATTCACTGACGTGATACTCAGGAAATTTTCCGGTGATGATGAAGTCATATTGAAATCGGCTCTTGTAGACACAATCGACTTACGGCTTACTCCCGAAGCGCTTAAAAAAGAAAACCGAAAACCGGAGGAGATGAGCTACTGGGAACTCGGAGAATTCGTGACCAGCTTAGAGGCTAACGGGATCGAATCTCGAAATTGGAAGGTGAATCACCTTTTTAAAATATCGCTGTCGTTTACGAACCTGATAGTGATTCTCATCGGTGTCCCGATAGCATCGAACAAAAGGCGAGGCGGCGCGGCTTTCGGAATCGGCGTTGCGTTGTTGGTAAGTTTTATCTTCTACGGATTCATTAAATTCGGACAAACACTCGCCAAGCAGGGGGTATTAGAACCTTTTGCAGGCGTATGGCTCGGAAATGCGGTCTTCTTTCTGGTGTCGATAGTTTTGATTGCGAAAACACAGAAATAA